A genomic window from Arthrobacter sp. FW305-BF8 includes:
- a CDS encoding NAD(P)H-hydrate epimerase produces MISAYTGTQIREAEKPLLDSGMGAVLMQRAARGMANAAIAELRSRGRRLYGSSIVVLAGKGNNGGDGLFAAAHLAGRGMRTTAVLASATAHPDGLAAFRRAGGRVLALTDGNAGELATLAGRADVVIDALLGTGAQGGLRGATAELVSQLSDGTRGLVVACDVPSGVDADTGEAAGPVLAADITVTFGGAKAGLLSDPGADFAGRVVVVPIGIEDSLPWPALRRLEAADLAVLLPRPARRAHKYSRGVLGVVAGSPAYPGAAVLACRGALAAGVGMVRYVGPAEVADLVRHSCPEVVCSTGTVAETHVQAWLVGSGMDGKDEEEMQRVRDAVDSGLPTVADAGALPVLPDVLAPQVVLTPHAGELATLLQRLGAELDREAVEASTLSAVRRAAGLTEATVLLKGASTLVASPYQDFYSQSEGTPWLATAGSGDVLAGIIGALLAQVGSDVGRFRGMGIDPDERWAAIAAMGASLHGLAGASAGAGGPLTAGRICDALPEIWGKVSTLSN; encoded by the coding sequence ATGATCAGCGCCTATACCGGAACCCAGATCAGGGAGGCTGAAAAGCCCCTGCTGGATTCAGGTATGGGCGCTGTTCTCATGCAGCGGGCAGCCCGCGGCATGGCCAATGCTGCCATTGCAGAGCTGCGCAGCCGCGGACGCCGCCTGTACGGGTCCAGCATTGTTGTCCTGGCCGGCAAGGGCAACAACGGCGGCGACGGACTGTTCGCCGCCGCGCACCTTGCCGGACGGGGAATGCGGACGACGGCGGTGCTCGCCTCCGCCACGGCCCACCCCGACGGCCTGGCGGCCTTTCGGCGCGCCGGCGGCCGGGTGCTGGCGCTGACTGACGGGAACGCCGGCGAGCTGGCAACGTTGGCCGGCAGGGCCGACGTCGTTATTGACGCGCTGCTCGGAACCGGCGCCCAGGGCGGACTCCGGGGAGCAACGGCGGAACTCGTGTCCCAGCTTTCCGACGGCACCCGAGGCCTCGTTGTGGCCTGTGACGTGCCCAGCGGCGTGGATGCGGACACAGGCGAGGCCGCCGGCCCCGTGCTGGCCGCTGACATCACCGTCACCTTCGGTGGGGCCAAAGCCGGTTTGCTGTCGGACCCCGGGGCGGACTTCGCCGGCCGGGTGGTGGTGGTCCCGATCGGCATCGAGGATTCGCTCCCGTGGCCCGCCCTGCGCCGCCTGGAGGCCGCAGACCTGGCCGTCCTGCTCCCTCGCCCCGCGAGGCGCGCCCACAAGTATTCGCGCGGAGTCCTCGGCGTGGTGGCCGGATCCCCGGCCTACCCCGGCGCCGCCGTGCTCGCCTGCCGCGGGGCGCTTGCCGCCGGCGTCGGGATGGTTCGCTACGTCGGGCCGGCGGAGGTCGCGGACCTCGTCCGCCACAGCTGCCCCGAGGTGGTCTGCAGTACCGGCACCGTGGCGGAGACGCACGTCCAGGCGTGGCTCGTCGGGTCCGGGATGGACGGCAAGGACGAGGAAGAGATGCAGCGCGTCCGTGACGCCGTCGACTCCGGCCTGCCCACCGTGGCCGACGCGGGCGCCCTGCCCGTGCTGCCCGACGTGCTGGCCCCGCAGGTGGTGCTGACGCCGCACGCCGGGGAACTGGCCACCCTGCTGCAGCGCCTCGGCGCCGAACTGGACCGCGAGGCCGTCGAGGCCTCCACCCTCTCTGCCGTGCGCCGCGCCGCAGGCCTGACCGAGGCCACCGTTCTCCTGAAGGGCGCCAGCACGCTCGTGGCGTCGCCGTACCAGGATTTCTACAGCCAGTCCGAAGGGACGCCCTGGCTGGCCACCGCCGGAAGCGGTGACGTGCTGGCTGGAATCATCGGTGCGCTGCTCGCCCAGGTGGGGTCCGACGTCGGACGCTTCCGGGGGATGGGCATCGATCCGGACGAACGCTGGGCGGCCATTGCCGCCATGGGGGCGAGCCTGCACGGCCTGGCCGGAGCGTCGGCTGGAGCTGGCGGCCCGCTGACGGCGGGGCGGATTTGCGACGCCCTACCCGAAATATGGGGTAAAGTCAGCACGCTTAGTAATTAA
- a CDS encoding prepilin peptidase produces MTSAGIATLIALAVGLIGILLSLLAEYVIARTLPRLGGLPGARTRITTAALTGLLFAALALRLGLDWSLPAFLLLAVVGVQLARVDVAHHLLPNPLVLTLLVAGLALLLLGSFATAEWAELLRAAAGAAILFVIFLILALISPNGIGMGDVKLAAPVGLYLGYLGWSHLFYGGALGFVLGGILSVVLIRLKRANLSSEIAFGPSMLAAALGTVLLAS; encoded by the coding sequence GTGACTTCAGCAGGTATCGCCACGCTTATTGCCCTGGCCGTGGGACTCATTGGTATTTTACTGAGCCTCCTTGCTGAGTACGTCATAGCACGCACCCTTCCCCGCCTCGGCGGGCTTCCGGGCGCACGGACAAGAATTACGACGGCGGCACTCACCGGACTGCTCTTCGCCGCCCTTGCGCTGCGGCTGGGACTGGACTGGTCCCTGCCGGCTTTTCTCCTGCTGGCTGTCGTCGGCGTGCAGCTGGCCCGCGTTGATGTGGCCCATCATCTGTTGCCTAATCCCCTCGTGCTCACCCTGCTGGTGGCCGGCCTGGCGCTCCTCTTGCTGGGCAGCTTCGCCACAGCAGAGTGGGCGGAACTGCTCCGTGCGGCCGCTGGGGCGGCCATCCTGTTCGTCATTTTCCTGATTCTGGCCCTGATTTCGCCAAATGGCATCGGCATGGGCGATGTCAAGCTCGCCGCCCCCGTGGGCCTGTACTTGGGCTACTTGGGGTGGAGCCACTTGTTCTATGGCGGAGCACTCGGCTTTGTTCTGGGCGGTATTTTATCCGTCGTTTTGATTAGGCTAAAGCGCGCAAATTTAAGCTCGGAAATTGCCTTTGGGCCCTCGATGCTCGCCGCAGCCCTGGGGACTGTATTACTGGCATCCTAA
- a CDS encoding TadE/TadG family type IV pilus assembly protein: MKGRSSRSNKGERHRKERGAVAVEFALVAPILLALVAGIVEFSHAYNLQISITQAAREAAREMAIEDDQSAAAVAATAGAPGLNGADFGYAFSPASCTAGENMTVTITYPAPTLTGIFGSTVTVAGIGAMRCEG, encoded by the coding sequence GTGAAAGGCAGAAGTTCACGCTCGAACAAGGGAGAGCGCCACCGGAAAGAGCGCGGCGCAGTTGCCGTCGAGTTCGCCCTGGTCGCCCCCATCCTTCTGGCCTTGGTGGCCGGTATTGTCGAGTTTTCGCACGCTTACAACCTGCAGATTTCCATCACTCAGGCTGCCCGGGAGGCTGCCCGGGAAATGGCTATCGAGGACGACCAGAGTGCAGCCGCCGTTGCCGCAACCGCCGGCGCGCCCGGCCTGAACGGTGCGGATTTTGGGTACGCCTTCTCCCCCGCGTCCTGCACCGCTGGCGAGAACATGACCGTCACCATCACCTACCCCGCCCCAACACTGACGGGCATCTTCGGGAGCACGGTCACAGTTGCCGGGATAGGGGCCATGCGATGCGAGGGCTGA
- the rplM gene encoding 50S ribosomal protein L13: protein MRTYTPKPGDINRQWHVIDATDVVLGRLASQTATLLRGKHKPTFASHMDMGDFVIIINAEKVALTGAKLEQKRAYRHSGYPGGLTSVNYAELLESNPVRAVEKAIKGMLPKNSLAAQQLSKLKVYRGAEHPHAAQQPKTFEITQVAQ, encoded by the coding sequence GTGCGTACGTACACCCCGAAGCCCGGCGATATCAACCGCCAGTGGCACGTCATTGACGCCACCGACGTTGTCCTGGGTCGTCTTGCCAGCCAGACCGCAACACTGCTGCGCGGAAAGCACAAGCCGACCTTTGCGTCCCACATGGACATGGGCGACTTCGTCATCATCATCAACGCTGAAAAGGTTGCCCTCACCGGCGCCAAGCTGGAGCAGAAGCGCGCATACCGCCACTCCGGTTACCCGGGCGGCCTGACCTCCGTCAACTACGCGGAGCTCCTGGAGTCCAACCCGGTCCGCGCCGTTGAGAAGGCCATCAAGGGCATGCTCCCGAAGAACTCCCTCGCTGCCCAGCAGCTGAGCAAGCTGAAGGTCTACCGTGGCGCCGAGCACCCCCACGCAGCCCAGCAGCCCAAGACTTTCGAAATCACCCAGGTCGCCCAGTAG
- the coaA gene encoding type I pantothenate kinase: MTLQRNEANGEGVSPFVELDRQTWSRLSAQMEQPLNEEDVLRLRGLGDPLDISEVREVYLPLSRLLHLYVEAAGQLHAATTTFLGERTERTPFVIGVAGSVAVGKSTIARVLREMLRRWPGTPNVELITTDGFLYPLAELKRRQLLDRKGFPESYDRRALLRFVSEIKGGAEEVRAPWYSHVTYDIVPGKEVVVRRPDVLIVEGLNVLAPARPRHDGRQGLALSDFFDFSIYVDAKTSYIEEWYVDRFRKLRTTAFAQPESYFHRYATLSDSEAEETARGIWKRINEPNLEENVLPTRGRAQLVLTKEADHSVRRMLLRKV; the protein is encoded by the coding sequence GTGACTTTGCAACGCAACGAAGCGAACGGAGAGGGTGTTTCCCCGTTCGTGGAGCTGGACCGGCAGACCTGGTCCCGGCTTTCGGCCCAGATGGAGCAGCCCCTTAATGAAGAGGACGTGCTGCGCCTCCGCGGCCTCGGTGACCCCTTGGACATCAGCGAGGTGCGCGAGGTCTACCTCCCACTGTCACGGCTGTTGCACCTCTATGTGGAGGCCGCCGGGCAGCTGCATGCGGCCACCACCACGTTCCTCGGTGAGCGGACCGAACGCACCCCGTTTGTTATCGGCGTCGCCGGGTCCGTTGCCGTGGGCAAGTCCACCATCGCGCGTGTTCTCCGCGAGATGCTGCGGCGCTGGCCGGGCACGCCGAACGTGGAGCTCATCACCACCGACGGCTTCCTTTATCCGCTGGCCGAGCTCAAGCGCCGCCAGCTGCTCGACCGCAAGGGTTTCCCGGAGTCCTATGACCGCCGGGCGCTGCTGCGCTTCGTGAGCGAAATCAAGGGCGGCGCCGAGGAAGTGCGGGCACCCTGGTACTCGCACGTCACCTATGACATCGTCCCCGGCAAGGAAGTGGTGGTCCGGCGTCCGGACGTCCTCATTGTCGAGGGCCTGAACGTGCTGGCACCCGCCCGGCCCCGGCACGACGGCCGGCAGGGTCTCGCGCTGAGCGACTTCTTCGACTTCTCCATCTATGTGGACGCCAAGACGTCGTACATCGAGGAATGGTACGTGGACCGCTTTCGCAAACTCCGTACCACCGCCTTCGCGCAGCCGGAGTCCTACTTCCACCGCTACGCCACGCTTTCCGACTCCGAGGCCGAGGAGACGGCCCGCGGCATCTGGAAGCGCATCAACGAACCCAATCTGGAAGAGAACGTGCTGCCCACCCGGGGACGGGCCCAGCTGGTGCTCACCAAGGAAGCGGACCATTCCGTCCGCCGGATGCTGCTGAGAAAGGTCTAG
- a CDS encoding Flp family type IVb pilin, whose protein sequence is MSTLMVSVLAFVSGIKDRLASEKGATATEYSLLVAFIAFIIVAGVTAFGNGLSGWFTELGTNVRAWSN, encoded by the coding sequence ATGTCTACTCTCATGGTCTCGGTTCTTGCCTTCGTTTCCGGAATCAAGGACCGGCTGGCATCAGAAAAAGGCGCCACCGCAACCGAATACTCGCTGCTCGTGGCCTTCATCGCATTCATCATCGTCGCCGGCGTGACCGCCTTCGGCAACGGCCTGAGCGGCTGGTTCACCGAACTCGGCACTAACGTCCGCGCATGGTCTAACTAA
- a CDS encoding Tad domain-containing protein, translating into MRGLSRGQQDGERGAAGVLVAVMMLVLIGAGALAVDVGQIYSERAQLQNGADAGALGVAQACHKSGCTQAEAQAFADALASGNANDGDANVSEVDLSVPDQVTVRTTTKNGSSSVLAKLFASALDAPAVSVGAHATASVEVPGSGAGFPLALSECQYDLSDAVETGVLQQIRYKPGMGDCTSTSGHAIPGGFGWLDQNDGQCQAATDTEDNAAYDPGADYPNKPGENCDSVLQGWINTIQAGDEVLGIFPVFDNAGKDKGDGWFHIRGYATFQMVGWKFGGGSTRPQTYNSSPTPATACVDPCRAIIGKFKKFESIEAFEGNSGSGDDLGTVYIRLTD; encoded by the coding sequence ATGCGAGGGCTGAGTCGTGGCCAACAGGATGGCGAACGCGGCGCGGCCGGCGTCCTGGTAGCCGTCATGATGCTGGTCCTCATCGGCGCGGGCGCCCTGGCCGTGGACGTGGGCCAAATCTATTCTGAGCGGGCGCAGCTCCAAAATGGTGCAGACGCCGGCGCCCTGGGGGTTGCCCAGGCCTGCCACAAGTCAGGCTGCACGCAGGCGGAGGCCCAGGCATTCGCCGACGCGCTGGCGTCCGGAAACGCCAACGACGGCGACGCGAACGTCTCCGAAGTTGACCTTTCCGTGCCGGACCAGGTGACGGTCCGGACCACGACGAAGAACGGCAGCAGCAGCGTGCTCGCCAAGCTCTTCGCCAGTGCCCTAGACGCACCGGCAGTCAGCGTCGGTGCCCATGCCACTGCTTCTGTTGAAGTTCCGGGATCGGGCGCCGGCTTCCCGCTGGCCCTGTCCGAATGCCAGTACGACCTCAGCGACGCAGTGGAAACCGGCGTCCTTCAACAGATCCGTTACAAGCCTGGAATGGGTGACTGCACGTCGACGTCCGGGCACGCAATTCCCGGCGGGTTCGGCTGGCTGGACCAGAACGACGGCCAGTGCCAGGCTGCCACCGACACGGAGGACAACGCTGCATACGACCCCGGTGCCGACTATCCCAACAAGCCCGGCGAGAACTGCGATTCGGTCCTCCAGGGCTGGATCAACACCATCCAGGCCGGCGACGAAGTCCTCGGTATATTTCCGGTCTTCGACAACGCCGGCAAGGACAAGGGCGATGGCTGGTTCCACATCCGTGGATATGCGACGTTCCAAATGGTCGGTTGGAAGTTTGGCGGCGGCTCCACCAGGCCGCAAACGTACAACAGCTCTCCCACTCCGGCTACCGCCTGTGTGGATCCTTGCCGAGCCATTATCGGCAAATTTAAGAAATTCGAGTCCATTGAGGCATTCGAAGGAAATTCCGGCAGCGGAGACGACCTTGGAACCGTCTACATCCGCCTCACCGATTAA
- the mscL gene encoding large conductance mechanosensitive channel protein MscL produces MLSGFKKFILKGNVIDLAVAVVIGSAFSAVVDALVKSVLMPLISVLVGEPNFDDFLAFGDVRFGVLLTAVVNFLLVASALYFVIVAPMNRLIEHRNRKLGIGQDAKKEAAEDPQIALLKEIRDALQAQNQAAK; encoded by the coding sequence ATGCTTAGTGGATTTAAGAAGTTCATTCTCAAGGGAAACGTCATCGATCTGGCCGTGGCGGTGGTCATCGGATCGGCGTTCAGCGCCGTGGTGGATGCGCTGGTCAAGAGCGTGCTGATGCCGCTGATCTCGGTGCTGGTCGGCGAGCCGAACTTCGATGATTTCCTGGCGTTCGGAGACGTGCGGTTCGGCGTGCTGCTCACCGCGGTGGTCAACTTCCTGCTGGTTGCCTCCGCGCTCTACTTCGTCATCGTCGCCCCGATGAACCGGCTCATCGAGCACCGCAACCGCAAGCTGGGCATCGGGCAGGACGCGAAGAAGGAGGCTGCCGAGGATCCGCAGATCGCCCTGCTCAAGGAGATCCGTGACGCCCTGCAGGCCCAGAACCAGGCGGCTAAGTAG
- the glmS gene encoding glutamine--fructose-6-phosphate transaminase (isomerizing): MCGIVGYVGRTSGRADAGHGALDVVLEGLRRLEYRGYDSAGVAVVADGEISSRKKSGKLSNLLAELEERPLPESLTGIGHTRWATHGGPTDQNAHPHLSDGGKLAVIHNGIIENFAELKQELLAKGVVFASETDTEVAAALLGDIFRNKLGGDVSDGGLTRAMELACQRLEGAFTLLAVHADQPEVVVAARRNSPLVVGLGEGENFLGSDVSGFIDYTRRAVELGQDQIVTITADTVEITDFFGAPAEGKEYHVDWDPASAEKGGFASFMEKEIHDQPDAVAQTLLGRSDANGRLTLDELRIDPELLKKVDKIIVLACGTAAYAGLVAKYAIENWCRIPTEVELAHEFRYRDPIVTENTLVVSISQSGETMDTLMAVRYAREQGAKTVSICNTNGSTIPRESDAVLYTHAGPEIAVASTKAFLAQITAAYLLGLYLAQLRGNIFSGQVKDVLADLGKIPAKIQQILDSAEELRELARSMKDEKSVLFLGRHVGYPVALEGALKLKEIAYIHAEGFAAGELKHGPIALIDEGQPVFVVVPSPRGRNSLHAKVVSNIQEIRARGARTLVIAEEGDEAVRDYAEHVFYVPETPTLLMPLLTTVPLQIFACELAAGKGYDVDQPRNLAKSVTVE; this comes from the coding sequence ATGTGTGGAATCGTGGGTTATGTAGGCCGTACGTCGGGCCGGGCTGATGCCGGGCACGGTGCGTTGGATGTTGTTCTTGAGGGGCTGCGCCGCCTGGAGTACCGGGGCTATGACTCGGCCGGTGTCGCTGTCGTGGCTGACGGGGAGATTTCCTCGCGGAAGAAGTCCGGGAAGCTGAGCAACCTGCTGGCTGAGCTGGAGGAGCGGCCGTTGCCGGAGTCGCTGACCGGCATCGGGCACACGCGGTGGGCCACGCATGGTGGCCCGACGGATCAGAACGCGCACCCGCATCTGTCTGATGGTGGGAAGCTCGCGGTGATCCACAACGGCATTATTGAAAACTTTGCTGAGCTGAAGCAGGAGCTGCTGGCCAAGGGTGTTGTCTTCGCGTCGGAGACGGACACCGAGGTGGCCGCGGCGCTGCTGGGCGACATTTTCCGGAACAAGCTGGGCGGGGACGTCTCCGACGGCGGCCTGACCCGGGCGATGGAGCTGGCCTGCCAGCGGCTCGAGGGTGCGTTCACGCTCCTTGCGGTGCACGCTGACCAGCCTGAGGTCGTCGTGGCTGCGCGGCGGAACTCCCCGCTGGTGGTGGGCCTGGGTGAGGGTGAGAACTTCCTGGGTTCGGACGTGTCCGGGTTCATCGACTACACCCGGCGTGCGGTGGAGCTGGGCCAGGACCAGATCGTGACGATCACCGCTGACACGGTGGAGATCACCGATTTCTTCGGCGCCCCGGCAGAGGGCAAGGAGTACCACGTTGACTGGGACCCGGCTTCTGCGGAGAAGGGCGGCTTCGCCTCGTTCATGGAGAAGGAAATCCATGACCAGCCCGACGCCGTGGCGCAGACGCTGCTGGGACGCTCGGATGCGAACGGCCGGCTGACCCTGGATGAGCTGCGGATTGATCCGGAGCTGTTGAAGAAGGTCGACAAGATCATCGTGCTGGCGTGCGGCACGGCCGCGTACGCGGGCCTGGTGGCCAAGTACGCGATCGAGAACTGGTGCCGGATCCCCACCGAGGTGGAGCTCGCGCACGAGTTCCGTTACCGGGACCCGATCGTCACCGAGAACACCCTGGTGGTCTCCATCAGCCAGTCCGGCGAGACGATGGACACGCTGATGGCCGTCCGCTACGCCCGGGAGCAGGGTGCCAAGACGGTGTCGATCTGCAACACCAACGGTTCGACCATTCCCCGGGAGTCCGACGCGGTGCTGTACACGCACGCCGGTCCGGAGATCGCTGTGGCCTCCACCAAGGCGTTCCTGGCCCAGATCACCGCGGCGTACCTGCTGGGCCTGTACTTGGCGCAGCTGCGCGGGAACATCTTCTCCGGGCAGGTCAAGGATGTGCTGGCTGACCTGGGCAAGATCCCGGCGAAGATCCAGCAGATCCTGGACTCCGCCGAGGAACTGCGCGAGCTGGCCCGGAGCATGAAGGACGAGAAGTCCGTGCTGTTCCTGGGCCGCCACGTGGGCTACCCGGTCGCTTTGGAGGGCGCTTTGAAGCTGAAGGAAATCGCGTACATCCACGCCGAGGGCTTCGCCGCCGGTGAGCTGAAGCACGGCCCGATCGCGCTGATCGACGAGGGCCAGCCGGTGTTCGTGGTGGTCCCGTCCCCGCGCGGGCGCAACTCGCTCCATGCGAAGGTGGTCTCCAACATCCAGGAGATCCGGGCCCGCGGTGCCCGCACCCTGGTGATCGCCGAGGAAGGCGATGAAGCGGTCCGGGATTACGCCGAGCACGTGTTCTACGTCCCGGAAACCCCGACGCTGCTGATGCCGCTGCTGACCACCGTTCCGCTGCAGATCTTCGCGTGCGAACTTGCCGCCGGCAAGGGATACGACGTGGACCAGCCCCGCAACCTGGCCAAGAGCGTCACAGTAGAGTAA
- a CDS encoding holo-ACP synthase, whose product MIVGIGVDVVDIERFGRQLERTPGLRDRLFVPAERELNTRSLAARFAAKEAVAKVLGAPAGMNWQDCWIGLDQNGPTVQVKGTVLAVAEAKGVKRWHLSMSHDGGIATATVLAEG is encoded by the coding sequence ATGATTGTTGGCATCGGCGTAGACGTAGTGGACATCGAGCGCTTCGGACGGCAGTTGGAGCGCACCCCCGGGCTCCGGGACAGGCTGTTCGTGCCGGCCGAACGGGAACTGAACACCCGGTCCCTGGCGGCGCGGTTTGCCGCCAAGGAGGCCGTGGCCAAGGTCCTGGGCGCGCCTGCCGGCATGAACTGGCAGGACTGCTGGATCGGGCTGGACCAGAACGGCCCCACCGTCCAGGTCAAGGGAACGGTGCTCGCCGTGGCCGAGGCCAAGGGCGTCAAACGGTGGCACCTGTCCATGAGCCACGACGGCGGCATCGCCACGGCCACCGTCCTGGCCGAGGGCTGA
- the rpsI gene encoding 30S ribosomal protein S9, protein MAQNDELTTEAVEAEENLTSYTSESGATEAAPKKERPALTVAGAAVGRRKEAVARVRVVPGSGKWTINGRELDNYFPNKLHQQDVNEPFKILDLEGAYDVIARIHGGGPSGQAGALRLGIARSLNEIDVENNRATLKKAGYLTRDARVIERKKAGLKKARKAQQYSKR, encoded by the coding sequence GTGGCTCAGAACGATGAACTGACCACCGAAGCCGTTGAGGCTGAGGAAAACCTGACCAGCTACACCTCGGAAAGCGGCGCTACTGAAGCTGCTCCGAAGAAGGAGCGCCCGGCACTGACCGTTGCCGGCGCAGCTGTTGGCCGCCGCAAGGAAGCCGTTGCACGCGTTCGCGTTGTGCCGGGCTCCGGCAAGTGGACCATCAACGGCCGCGAGCTGGATAACTACTTCCCGAACAAGCTGCACCAGCAGGACGTCAACGAGCCCTTCAAGATCCTGGATCTCGAAGGCGCCTACGACGTCATTGCCCGCATCCACGGCGGTGGCCCCTCCGGCCAGGCCGGTGCACTGCGCCTCGGCATCGCCCGTTCGCTGAACGAGATCGACGTCGAGAACAACCGCGCCACCCTGAAGAAGGCCGGCTACCTCACCCGTGACGCCCGCGTCATCGAGCGTAAGAAGGCCGGTCTCAAGAAGGCACGCAAGGCTCAGCAGTACTCCAAGCGCTAA
- the glmM gene encoding phosphoglucosamine mutase, with the protein MSTLFGTDGVRGLANGLLTAELALQLAQAAAVVLGHERTSEGARPRAVVARDPRASGEFIAAAVEAGLSSSGIDVYDAGVLPTPAAAYLVADLKADFGVMISASHNPAPDNGIKFFARGGQKLPDEVEDAIEVQMGKEPFRPVGGEVGRIQRFSDAEDRYIVHLLGTLPHNLNGIKVVLDCAHGAASGCSPQVFKDAGADVIVIGAEPDGLNINEGVGSTHLGPLKAAVVEHRADLGIAHDGDADRCLAVDHEGNEVDGDQIMAILAVALKKAGKLKDDVLVATVMSNLGLKIALRDAGIAIRETGVGDRYVLEQMRDGGYNLGGEQSGHVILADYATTGDGVLTGLQLAAQVALTGRPLKELATVMTKLPQVLINVKDVDRSRVSGDATLAAAVAAAEAELGDTGRVLLRPSGTEPVVRVMVEAGDQQTAQVIAERLAQVVKTQLALELVGD; encoded by the coding sequence ATGTCTACATTATTTGGAACAGACGGTGTCCGTGGCCTGGCGAATGGCCTGCTGACAGCCGAGCTCGCATTGCAGCTGGCCCAGGCCGCCGCCGTCGTGCTTGGCCATGAACGCACCAGCGAAGGTGCACGGCCGCGCGCCGTAGTGGCGAGGGATCCCCGTGCAAGCGGCGAGTTCATCGCCGCGGCCGTTGAGGCGGGGCTTTCCAGCTCCGGCATCGACGTCTACGACGCCGGTGTCCTGCCCACGCCTGCCGCCGCCTACCTGGTAGCAGACCTGAAGGCTGACTTCGGCGTCATGATCTCCGCCTCGCACAACCCGGCTCCCGACAACGGGATCAAGTTCTTCGCCCGCGGTGGCCAGAAGCTCCCCGATGAGGTGGAGGACGCCATCGAGGTCCAGATGGGCAAGGAGCCTTTCCGTCCGGTGGGCGGAGAGGTGGGCCGCATCCAGCGTTTCTCCGACGCCGAGGACCGGTACATCGTCCACCTCCTGGGAACCCTCCCGCACAACCTCAACGGCATCAAAGTGGTGCTGGACTGTGCGCACGGTGCCGCCAGCGGCTGTTCCCCCCAGGTCTTCAAGGATGCCGGCGCTGACGTGATTGTCATTGGCGCCGAACCTGACGGCCTGAACATCAACGAAGGCGTAGGCTCCACGCACCTCGGCCCGCTTAAGGCCGCCGTGGTGGAGCACCGCGCCGACCTCGGCATCGCTCACGACGGCGACGCCGACCGCTGCCTCGCCGTGGACCACGAAGGCAACGAGGTGGACGGCGACCAGATCATGGCCATCCTCGCCGTTGCACTGAAGAAGGCCGGCAAGCTCAAGGACGATGTCCTCGTAGCCACCGTGATGAGTAACCTCGGCCTCAAGATCGCCCTCCGGGACGCTGGTATCGCCATCCGCGAGACGGGCGTGGGAGACAGGTACGTGCTGGAGCAGATGCGCGACGGCGGCTACAACCTGGGTGGGGAACAGTCCGGCCACGTGATCCTCGCCGACTACGCCACCACGGGCGACGGTGTGCTGACCGGCCTGCAGCTGGCCGCGCAGGTGGCCCTGACCGGCCGCCCGCTCAAGGAACTCGCGACGGTCATGACCAAACTGCCCCAGGTCCTCATCAACGTGAAGGACGTGGACCGAAGCCGGGTCAGCGGCGATGCAACCCTGGCTGCAGCCGTGGCGGCAGCCGAAGCCGAGCTGGGCGACACTGGCCGGGTGCTCCTGCGCCCCTCCGGCACGGAGCCAGTGGTGCGCGTCATGGTGGAGGCCGGCGATCAGCAGACCGCCCAGGTCATCGCCGAGCGCCTCGCCCAGGTTGTGAAGACCCAGCTAGCCCTCGAGCTGGTCGGCGACTAG
- a CDS encoding M15 family metallopeptidase, with product MNKHRPLKPANYVPVDLVQPRVALAVTGEAAQLNRTTAAAAEKMFAAAAADGVTMTLASGYRSYATQVVTYNGWVSSEGRAAADTASARPGYSEHQTGWAFDIGDGGGACSFQPCFAEQPAAVWAKANAHRFGFVVRYPFMQHTITGYFYESWHLRYVGVDAATDMRKRGIATLEQYFGLEAAPGYR from the coding sequence GTGAACAAGCACCGCCCGCTCAAGCCGGCCAACTACGTCCCGGTCGATCTGGTCCAGCCCCGCGTCGCCCTCGCTGTCACCGGCGAGGCGGCACAGCTGAACCGGACGACGGCGGCTGCCGCAGAAAAGATGTTCGCCGCGGCAGCGGCGGACGGCGTGACAATGACACTGGCGAGCGGCTACCGCTCCTACGCGACGCAGGTCGTAACGTACAACGGCTGGGTTAGCTCCGAGGGGCGGGCGGCGGCGGACACCGCCTCGGCACGGCCGGGCTATTCGGAGCACCAGACAGGCTGGGCGTTCGACATCGGCGATGGCGGCGGCGCCTGCAGCTTCCAGCCGTGCTTTGCTGAGCAGCCGGCCGCCGTCTGGGCCAAGGCCAACGCGCACCGCTTCGGCTTCGTGGTGCGATACCCGTTTATGCAGCACACCATCACCGGGTACTTCTACGAATCGTGGCACCTGCGGTATGTCGGTGTGGATGCGGCCACGGACATGCGGAAACGCGGCATCGCCACCCTGGAGCAGTATTTCGGCCTGGAGGCCGCCCCCGGCTACCGCTGA